The Nocardioides sp. cx-173 genome segment CGGCCGAGCGCCACAGCCCGAGGAACCACGCCAGCCGCGGGTCCTTGATGACCAGCTCGGCGCCGCCCTCGGCGAACTGCGACTCCAGCCACTCGTGCAGCCGGGCGCGCAGCGGCTCGAGGTTGGTCAGCTTGCCCGCCTCGAACCACGCCGCGGGTCGCGAGTCGGAGACCTGGACGTTGCAGCGCTGCAGCAGCTCGTCGTGGAACTCCACGACCCACTGCGGCTCGCCGAAGCCCTTCGGGTTGGTCTCGTCGGCGTCGACCTCGGGCTGCGGGACGTGCATGCCGAGGGTCTGCAGGGTGCCGGACATGGTGCTGGTGCCGCTGCGGCCCGAGCCGACGACGAAGACCACGCGACGCTTGACCGGCAGTGTCTCGTGGGAGGTGGCCGACATGGGCGTCATGCTACGGCTCGGCCACGTCGCCGGGGCTCCGGCCCCGCGGCGGCGCACCCCTAGGATCGGCCCGTGAGGTGGGTGCGGCGGCGACGGGGTGAGAGCGAGATCGAGGCCCTGCGCACGGAGGTCCGCGACCTGCGGACCCAGGTACGTCGCCTGCGCGGCCGGGACCGCCCGGACCTGGGCTACCTGTTCGTCGTCACCTACGGCCGCTCCGGATCGACGCTGCTCACCGGCGTCCTGAACAGCATCCCGGGGTTCGTGGTGCGCGGCGAGAACCGCGGAGCGGTCTACCACCTGTTCGAGTTCCACCGCACGATGCTGCGCGAGAGCAAGCGCGCCTCGCGCAAGACGCTGCGCCAGCGCACCCACTCGTTCTTCGGCATCGGCGACTTCCCGCCCCAGCAGTCGCTGGCCGGGCTGCGGCGGCTGCTGCTGGACACGGTGCTGCGGCCCACCCCCGAGACCCGGGTGACCGGCTTCAAGGAGATCCGCTGGGCGCAGCCCGACCTCGCGGAGTACGTCGCGTGGCTGCGGGAGGTCTTCCCCGGCGCGCGGTTCGTGGTCAACACCCGCGACCACGCGGACGTGGCGAAGAGCAAGTGGTGGGGCGAGCACGACCCTGACGACGTGGCCCACCGGCTCGCCGAGATCGAGCGCCGCATCCTCGAGGTCGCGGACGGCCTCGGCGAGGCGGCCTACCGGGTCCACTACGACGACTACGTCGCCGACCCGACGGTGCTGCGCGGTCTGTTCGACTGGCTCGGCGAGCCTTGGGACGAGGAGGCCGTGCGCGAGACG includes the following:
- a CDS encoding sulfotransferase gives rise to the protein MRWVRRRRGESEIEALRTEVRDLRTQVRRLRGRDRPDLGYLFVVTYGRSGSTLLTGVLNSIPGFVVRGENRGAVYHLFEFHRTMLRESKRASRKTLRQRTHSFFGIGDFPPQQSLAGLRRLLLDTVLRPTPETRVTGFKEIRWAQPDLAEYVAWLREVFPGARFVVNTRDHADVAKSKWWGEHDPDDVAHRLAEIERRILEVADGLGEAAYRVHYDDYVADPTVLRGLFDWLGEPWDEEAVRETLAVRHSF